A stretch of the Natribaculum luteum genome encodes the following:
- a CDS encoding ATP-binding protein, translating into MTFYDREAELDTLTAAVESPGADFIVVYGRRRVGKTELLKEFCANRPHIYFLAAQEAEHRQREKFLNQIADHFDERVPRIDGWDEAFEYLGEQLQREDLVVVIDEFPYLVAENDSLPSYVQAFVDQELDGTDSMLVLCGSSVSTMESEILGHESPLYGRRTAQLDVTPFSFQQAREVISYDIQDAIRSYAVTGGTPMYLTLFDYTQSLAANIQSHVLSPSAVLYNEPEFLLRTELRNPARYMSILEAVALGHTTPNEISGATGIDSGPLSKYLQTLRRLRLIERDVPVTASGKKSKRSRYRVADEFLRFWFRYVEPNRSSIEEAPEIVYDGTIEPDLPTHVATTFEDVCQEAVWEGIRRGTFEPYSEVGRWWYGEEEIDIVGLAPNDDRVLLAECKWTTDPIGEDLVESLRAKAENVRWGPPDRDEQFALFSKNGFVDGLEAQLDDSWSLFSVADLDELLTPS; encoded by the coding sequence ATCGTTGTTTACGGCCGACGTCGAGTCGGGAAGACGGAGCTCCTCAAAGAATTCTGTGCCAATCGCCCCCACATATACTTCCTCGCCGCGCAGGAGGCCGAGCATAGACAGCGAGAGAAGTTCCTCAACCAGATCGCAGACCACTTCGACGAGCGCGTTCCGCGAATCGACGGGTGGGACGAGGCGTTCGAATACCTCGGGGAGCAACTCCAGCGTGAGGATCTCGTCGTCGTCATCGACGAATTCCCATATCTCGTCGCAGAGAACGACTCACTCCCGTCGTACGTACAAGCGTTCGTCGACCAGGAACTCGATGGGACGGATTCGATGCTCGTACTTTGTGGGTCGAGCGTGAGTACGATGGAGTCAGAGATCCTGGGACACGAGAGCCCACTCTACGGGCGACGAACGGCACAACTCGACGTGACGCCGTTCTCGTTTCAACAGGCCCGAGAGGTCATCTCGTACGACATCCAGGATGCGATTCGCTCGTATGCCGTCACGGGTGGCACCCCGATGTACCTCACGCTGTTCGACTACACACAGTCGCTCGCGGCGAATATTCAGTCGCACGTACTGTCACCGTCTGCAGTGCTGTATAACGAACCAGAGTTCCTCCTGCGAACCGAGCTCCGAAACCCGGCCCGGTATATGAGTATCCTCGAAGCGGTCGCGCTAGGCCATACGACACCGAACGAGATCTCCGGCGCAACGGGGATCGACTCGGGACCACTCTCGAAGTACCTACAGACACTTCGCCGACTCAGGCTCATCGAACGAGACGTTCCAGTCACGGCCTCGGGGAAGAAATCAAAGCGGTCACGGTACCGGGTGGCTGATGAGTTCCTTCGGTTCTGGTTTCGGTACGTCGAGCCGAATCGATCCAGTATCGAGGAAGCACCGGAGATCGTGTACGACGGGACGATTGAGCCGGACCTCCCAACGCACGTCGCAACCACGTTCGAAGATGTGTGCCAAGAAGCCGTCTGGGAAGGGATTCGACGCGGCACGTTCGAGCCGTACTCAGAAGTCGGTCGCTGGTGGTACGGAGAAGAAGAGATCGATATCGTCGGGTTGGCACCGAATGACGACCGAGTCCTCCTCGCCGAATGTAAGTGGACGACGGATCCGATTGGGGAAGACCTCGTCGAAAGCCTACGAGCAAAGGCAGAGAACGTCCGATGGGGACCGCCGGATCGAGACGAGCAATTCGCCCTGTTCTCGAAAAACGGATTCGTCGACGGACTCGAAGCGCAACTCGACGACTCGTGGTCCCTGTTCAGCGTAGCGGACCTCGACGAGCTACTCACGCCGTCCTAA
- a CDS encoding IS5 family transposase — protein sequence MGRLRNLAQTFHEFATTHVEEPDVPAAPDGADGYAKSTKIALLLLKEEVNKPLRQFEDYLNEMPGILAVFGLEKSPDYTSFSVWDGEFPMKELRRLLRRSAEQAGLSGTASIDASGFQRDQASSHYRNRVGYSFNAMKTTLLVDTESLAIMDAHFTTKKAYDGHIGLQVFRRNAEELQALLADKMYSWSNLREACREASTRPVIKHCEQNALKKAHNARIDDEVYNQRSMSETVFAMLKDDGDELRSRSWHGQFRELTRKCIVHNLAQAAS from the coding sequence ATGGGACGTCTCAGGAACCTCGCACAGACGTTTCACGAGTTCGCCACGACCCACGTAGAAGAACCAGACGTACCCGCCGCGCCGGACGGCGCGGACGGGTACGCCAAGTCCACGAAGATCGCGTTGCTCTTGCTCAAAGAGGAAGTCAACAAGCCGCTCCGGCAGTTCGAGGACTATCTGAACGAGATGCCGGGAATCCTTGCTGTGTTCGGCCTTGAGAAATCACCTGATTACACGTCTTTCAGCGTGTGGGACGGAGAATTCCCGATGAAAGAGTTGCGCCGCCTGCTCCGCCGGTCAGCGGAGCAGGCGGGGCTCTCAGGAACTGCCTCGATCGATGCCAGCGGCTTCCAGCGAGATCAGGCTAGTTCGCACTACCGAAATCGTGTCGGCTACTCGTTCAATGCGATGAAGACAACGCTGCTCGTCGATACGGAGTCACTTGCTATCATGGACGCTCATTTCACCACAAAGAAAGCCTATGACGGTCACATTGGGCTGCAGGTCTTTCGGCGCAACGCCGAAGAACTGCAGGCACTTCTGGCTGACAAGATGTACTCATGGAGCAATCTCCGGGAGGCCTGCCGTGAAGCGTCAACGCGACCAGTGATCAAACACTGTGAGCAAAACGCACTCAAGAAGGCTCACAACGCCAGAATTGACGACGAAGTCTACAATCAACGGTCAATGAGTGAGACCGTATTTGCGATGCTGAAGGACGACGGCGACGAGCTCCGCTCCCGGAGCTGGCATGGCCAGTTCCGGGAGCTCACACGGAAGTGCATCGTCCATAACCTCGCGCAGGCGGCGAGTTAA
- a CDS encoding winged helix-turn-helix domain-containing protein, giving the protein MSSTVDTGNTMRQPADWMVPSDDRILELLREEGNLTPQAVEDFGGPVAGHASDRLPMLAKYGLVTKISRGLYRITDEGEAYLDEELDASELESIEDTKG; this is encoded by the coding sequence ATGAGTTCGACAGTGGACACAGGAAATACAATGCGACAGCCTGCGGATTGGATGGTTCCCAGTGACGACCGGATATTAGAGCTACTTCGAGAAGAGGGGAACCTGACACCGCAGGCTGTCGAAGATTTCGGAGGGCCTGTCGCAGGTCATGCAAGCGATCGTCTTCCAATGCTAGCTAAATACGGACTCGTCACAAAGATTTCTCGAGGTCTCTATCGGATTACAGATGAAGGTGAAGCGTATCTAGATGAAGAACTTGATGCGAGCGAACTCGAGTCAATTGAAGATACTAAAGGGTGA